From one SAR324 cluster bacterium genomic stretch:
- a CDS encoding radical SAM protein has product MSGMVDHVEKLILDGTKIGWHLDRVRAWERGERFAPITIDMALTRACNYGCHYCYAILQENDRQVIDQKSIYHFLEDAAEIGVKGISLVSDGESTISPVFVDTVVKGSEVGLSMACGTNGFIFNRRKLEEILPHMTYLRINISAGEPARYAEIMGVKEQWFHRVVQNIKDMVDIKKKNNLDVTIGLQMVLMPEYQDQILPLARLGKELRPDYLVIKHCSDNEEGDLGVDYKGYRAIYELLKEAESLSDEEYLVKVKWSKIDADGTRQYQRCYGAPFMLQMSGSGLVAPCGMLFNERYKKFHIGNIVEQRFKDIWASDRYWDVMRYLSSPNFNAQVMCGSLCLQHKVNEFLDAYQKGYLELTDPTGSPPQHLNFI; this is encoded by the coding sequence ATGAGTGGAATGGTTGATCATGTAGAAAAATTGATTCTGGATGGAACAAAGATTGGTTGGCATCTGGATCGAGTCCGAGCTTGGGAGCGTGGAGAGCGCTTTGCTCCCATTACCATTGATATGGCGCTAACACGTGCCTGCAATTATGGCTGTCACTACTGTTATGCTATTCTTCAGGAAAATGATCGACAGGTGATTGATCAAAAATCAATCTATCATTTTCTGGAGGATGCTGCGGAAATTGGAGTCAAAGGGATCAGCCTCGTGTCTGATGGGGAAAGTACTATTTCCCCTGTTTTTGTAGACACCGTAGTGAAAGGGAGTGAAGTTGGACTTTCAATGGCCTGTGGCACCAATGGATTTATTTTTAATCGTAGAAAACTGGAAGAAATTCTACCGCATATGACCTATCTGCGGATTAACATTTCCGCAGGTGAACCTGCACGGTATGCTGAAATCATGGGTGTTAAAGAACAATGGTTCCACCGGGTTGTTCAGAATATCAAAGACATGGTAGACATCAAAAAGAAAAACAATCTCGATGTAACGATAGGGTTACAGATGGTATTGATGCCGGAATATCAGGATCAAATCCTTCCATTGGCGCGACTAGGCAAAGAGCTGCGTCCTGATTATCTGGTCATCAAACATTGTAGTGATAATGAGGAAGGTGATTTGGGCGTGGATTATAAAGGGTATCGTGCCATTTACGAACTTTTGAAAGAGGCTGAGTCATTATCGGATGAAGAGTATCTTGTAAAAGTGAAGTGGTCCAAAATTGATGCAGATGGTACCAGACAGTATCAACGTTGCTATGGTGCGCCCTTTATGTTGCAAATGTCTGGTTCTGGATTGGTTGCTCCTTGTGGGATGCTGTTCAATGAACGTTATAAAAAATTTCATATCGGTAATATCGTTGAACAGCGATTCAAGGATATTTGGGCCAGTGATCGATACTGGGATGTTATGAGGTATCTGAGTTCACCTAACTTTAATGCTCAGGTGATGTGCGGTTCTCTGTGCCTCCAGCATAAGGTCAATGAATTTTTGGATGCCTATCAGAAAGGCTATCTGGAATTGA
- a CDS encoding alpha-ketoacid dehydrogenase subunit beta, which yields MRELKYFEALREATDQCMERDSSVYLMGLGVPDPKGIFGTTAGLLKKYGKNRVLDMPTAENGMTGVAIGTALMGMRPIMTHQRVDFALLALEQIVNQAAKWYYMNDGQMHVPLVIRMIVGRGWGQGPQHAQSLESWFAHIPGLKVVMPANPYDAKGLMISSIEDNNPVIFLENRWLHNIYGDVPQEYYKVPIGKARIAREGRDLTIVTHSYMVLESLRAADILASGGIDAEVIDLRTLRPLDHTTVLDSVKKTGNLLVVDHGWIHYGVSAEIIAMVSEQIWDCLKSPPRRMGVADVPIPSSRSLAQYCYPRSADVVKMVAEMLHKPMDQFKIEISEIPSDIPDRSFTGPF from the coding sequence GTGAGAGAATTAAAATATTTTGAAGCGCTTCGTGAAGCGACTGATCAATGTATGGAACGTGACTCATCCGTATATCTTATGGGACTGGGAGTTCCTGATCCTAAAGGCATTTTTGGAACAACTGCCGGTTTGTTGAAAAAATATGGAAAGAACCGTGTGTTGGATATGCCAACTGCGGAAAATGGCATGACCGGCGTGGCGATAGGCACAGCATTGATGGGGATGAGACCCATCATGACTCATCAACGGGTTGATTTTGCGTTACTGGCCCTGGAGCAGATTGTGAATCAAGCCGCTAAATGGTATTACATGAACGATGGGCAGATGCATGTTCCCTTGGTGATTCGCATGATTGTAGGTCGTGGCTGGGGGCAAGGACCCCAGCACGCTCAAAGTCTGGAATCATGGTTTGCTCATATTCCCGGTTTGAAAGTGGTGATGCCCGCAAATCCCTATGATGCCAAAGGTTTAATGATTTCAAGTATTGAAGATAATAATCCGGTCATCTTTTTGGAAAATCGTTGGCTGCATAACATTTATGGGGATGTTCCCCAGGAATATTACAAGGTCCCCATTGGTAAGGCCAGAATCGCGCGGGAAGGTCGAGACTTGACGATAGTCACTCATTCCTATATGGTGCTTGAATCTTTACGTGCTGCTGACATTTTAGCGTCCGGAGGAATTGATGCTGAAGTGATTGATTTGAGAACACTACGCCCCTTGGATCATACAACGGTGTTGGACTCTGTGAAAAAAACAGGGAACCTTCTGGTCGTTGATCATGGTTGGATTCACTATGGTGTCAGCGCTGAAATCATCGCGATGGTGTCTGAGCAAATATGGGATTGTCTAAAATCACCTCCACGACGTATGGGGGTGGCTGATGTCCCAATTCCGAGTAGCCGTTCATTGGCTCAATACTGTTATCCCCGTTCAGCGGATGTGGTTAAAATGGTGGCTGAAATGCTCCACAAACCAATGGATCAGTTTAAAATAGAAATTTCTGAAATCCCCTCTGATATTCCTGACAGGAGTTTTACAGGGCCTTTTTAA
- a CDS encoding thiamine pyrophosphate-dependent dehydrogenase E1 component subunit alpha: MTPEIRKKLYFEMLRIRMIEQKIAEVYPEQEMRCPVHLCIGQEAVAAGVCANLKVEDQVVSAHRSHAHYLAKGGDLKRMLGELYGKVSGCAHGKGGSMHLIDLNAGLLAAVPIVGSTIPIGVGAAWGMVMKQLPHLVVVFFGDGSIEEGVFHESLNFAALKKLPVLFLCENNFYSVYSPLEVRQPAGREIFEIARAHGIESHQGDGNDVEEVYSMTAHAVEKIRQGKGPMFLEFKTFRWLEHCGPFWDDELGYRKENELQNWRERCPVKLHENKLRSEGLLNEHDMVPMVNQITEEINEAFHSAKTSPLPPPEMLWTHVYDESLPTE; encoded by the coding sequence ATGACACCAGAAATCAGGAAAAAATTATATTTTGAAATGCTCCGAATTCGGATGATTGAGCAAAAAATTGCGGAAGTATATCCTGAACAGGAAATGCGCTGTCCGGTGCATTTGTGTATTGGACAGGAAGCGGTTGCGGCAGGAGTCTGCGCTAATCTGAAAGTGGAAGATCAAGTGGTGAGCGCTCATCGGTCTCACGCGCATTATCTGGCAAAAGGAGGCGACCTTAAACGGATGCTCGGAGAACTTTATGGCAAAGTGAGCGGATGCGCACATGGAAAAGGCGGTTCCATGCATCTGATTGATCTGAATGCGGGATTGCTGGCGGCTGTACCGATTGTGGGAAGTACCATTCCCATTGGAGTTGGTGCCGCTTGGGGAATGGTCATGAAACAATTACCGCATCTGGTAGTGGTATTCTTTGGAGATGGTTCGATTGAAGAAGGTGTGTTTCATGAAAGCCTCAATTTTGCGGCTTTGAAAAAACTGCCGGTTTTGTTTCTGTGCGAAAATAATTTTTATTCCGTGTATTCACCTCTGGAAGTAAGGCAACCTGCGGGAAGGGAAATTTTTGAAATTGCGAGGGCCCACGGTATTGAGAGCCACCAGGGCGATGGGAATGATGTGGAAGAAGTTTATTCGATGACAGCCCATGCCGTGGAAAAAATCCGACAGGGAAAAGGCCCAATGTTTCTGGAGTTCAAAACTTTTCGATGGTTGGAACATTGTGGTCCGTTTTGGGATGATGAATTGGGATATCGAAAAGAAAATGAATTGCAGAACTGGCGTGAGCGTTGCCCGGTGAAACTGCATGAAAACAAGCTCAGATCAGAAGGTTTATTAAACGAGCATGATATGGTGCCAATGGTGAACCAAATTACAGAGGAAATCAACGAGGCCTTCCATTCCGCAAAGACGAGTCCTCTTCCACCGCCGGAAATGTTGTGGACACACGTGTATGATGAATCCTTACCAACTGAATAG